One genomic window of Candidatus Nitrospira inopinata includes the following:
- a CDS encoding calcium-binding protein → MAAITGSTTTAWSSVSLGQVDFAANFVNAGPRLSQIMLQFRTAQFAVASAGSTRLVVDMFSGGRLTLVGSRLTTRTPLIREIDFRNPPDGSGEVIRAVGTFNGGIETLTAVTLGSPGFSETMNGTIQLIAASGNYTGTLTSLAARIGSTTVTFNGRFRLSGNMSAADITGTVTAIAVVNGGSAITMTGLSLPWDDVEAALANDTLTTVHDLFTYIGNRMTGNDAIIYTNNSGAGMSFHGGPGNDTIIIGGPHGDTLNGGDGDDVLDGGPGQDTIVGGDGNDRITMLITPGDTDTINAGPGFDTLILAGTVPGNGEVVVNLSLSDQVVSIGGAADGLVQANFEHLDASRVVGSVNVTGNSLDNTLIGSPGNDVLNGGTGNDTMIGGLGDDTYRVDSPGDIVREGRNAGIDKVFSPIDYTLGANLENLELTGGALIGRGNELNNVITGNGGPNTLYGMAGNDTLNGGAGDDTLIGGPGNDTLVGGAGNDTLIGGPGNDTLVGGSGNDTYVIGEGTDELIEQSGEGIDLVQSSITHALGPNFENLTLTGTKPINGRGNELNNVVIGNGAANVLEGGAGNDTLIGNGGNDRLDGGLGADRMEGGAGNDTYIVDSASDQVIETVAGSAGGVDLVVSSVSFTLGPNVEHLTLIGTANLNGTGNELNNVLIGNSGNNTLNGGSGADRMEGGAGDDTYIVDHVGDRVIETVAGSAGGVDLVVSSVSFTLGPNVEHLTLTGTANINGTGNGLDNILTGNSGNNVLLGLAGNDTLHGGDGDDVLDGGPGQDIVNGGGGNDRITMLVTAGNVDTINAGPGIDTLILTGAVAGNGEVVVNLSSTSDHVVSIGGVAETLVQIGFENLDASSITGYVTVTGSGGDNHIIGSNGHDRLMGGAGNDTLIGGAGNDILGGGSGNDLLISGAGNDIYLFGRGDGQDVIQDSSGTADRLQFNSGVNPLDLILSRQADDLRVAIRGTSDHVTVQHWYRSASNRVDILQAGNGQVLLSGQVQQLINAMAQFTTDTGLSWEAAAGGSGTTQQQAQFQGILAANWQSAGV, encoded by the coding sequence ATGGCTGCAATCACCGGTTCCACGACGACCGCCTGGTCGAGCGTCTCGCTCGGTCAGGTGGATTTTGCGGCCAATTTCGTCAATGCCGGCCCCAGACTTTCTCAGATCATGCTACAGTTTCGCACCGCGCAGTTTGCGGTGGCCTCCGCCGGTTCGACTCGTCTGGTCGTCGATATGTTTTCCGGAGGACGGCTGACACTGGTCGGTTCGCGGCTCACTACCAGGACCCCGCTGATCAGGGAGATCGACTTTAGAAATCCGCCAGACGGCAGCGGCGAAGTGATCCGCGCGGTCGGCACCTTTAACGGCGGGATCGAAACCCTCACGGCCGTCACCCTCGGCTCCCCCGGCTTCTCTGAAACGATGAACGGCACCATCCAGCTCATTGCCGCGAGCGGCAACTACACGGGCACTCTGACGTCGCTCGCGGCGAGGATCGGGTCCACGACGGTGACCTTCAACGGGAGGTTCCGTCTCTCGGGGAACATGAGCGCCGCCGACATCACCGGCACCGTGACCGCCATTGCCGTGGTCAACGGCGGCAGCGCCATCACCATGACGGGTCTTTCTCTGCCGTGGGATGACGTTGAAGCCGCGTTGGCCAACGACACCCTGACGACGGTCCACGATCTCTTCACCTACATCGGCAATCGGATGACCGGCAACGACGCCATTATTTATACGAACAACAGCGGCGCCGGCATGAGTTTCCATGGAGGGCCGGGCAACGATACGATCATCATCGGCGGCCCACACGGCGACACGTTGAACGGCGGCGACGGCGACGACGTGCTGGACGGCGGGCCTGGGCAGGATACGATCGTCGGCGGGGACGGCAACGATCGCATCACCATGCTGATCACGCCCGGTGATACGGACACGATCAACGCCGGCCCGGGCTTCGATACGTTGATCTTGGCCGGCACCGTCCCCGGCAATGGGGAAGTGGTGGTGAACCTGTCGCTCTCCGATCAAGTCGTGTCGATCGGCGGGGCGGCGGACGGACTGGTGCAGGCCAATTTTGAACATCTCGACGCTTCGAGAGTCGTCGGCTCGGTCAACGTGACCGGCAACAGTCTGGACAATACCCTCATCGGCTCGCCCGGCAACGACGTGCTCAACGGCGGCACCGGGAACGACACCATGATCGGCGGACTGGGCGACGATACTTACCGAGTGGACAGTCCCGGCGACATCGTCCGAGAAGGGCGGAATGCGGGGATCGACAAGGTATTTTCGCCGATCGATTATACGCTGGGCGCCAATCTCGAAAATCTTGAATTGACGGGCGGCGCCTTGATCGGCAGGGGCAACGAACTCAACAACGTCATCACCGGTAACGGCGGTCCCAACACCCTTTATGGCATGGCCGGCAATGACACGCTCAATGGCGGCGCGGGCGATGACACGTTGATCGGGGGGCCTGGGAACGATACGTTGGTCGGCGGCGCCGGGAATGACACGCTGATCGGCGGCCCCGGCAATGACACATTGGTCGGCGGCTCCGGCAACGACACCTACGTGATCGGCGAGGGAACCGACGAGCTCATAGAACAATCCGGCGAAGGGATCGACTTGGTGCAGTCCTCGATCACCCATGCCTTGGGGCCGAATTTCGAGAATTTGACCCTCACCGGCACCAAGCCCATCAACGGCCGAGGCAACGAGCTGAACAACGTCGTCATCGGCAACGGCGCGGCCAACGTGCTCGAAGGCGGCGCGGGCAACGATACCCTCATCGGCAACGGGGGGAACGACCGGCTCGACGGCGGGCTGGGAGCCGATCGGATGGAAGGCGGCGCGGGCAACGACACCTACATCGTGGATAGTGCGAGCGACCAGGTGATCGAAACGGTGGCGGGATCGGCGGGAGGCGTGGATCTGGTCGTGAGTTCCGTGAGCTTTACCCTGGGGCCGAACGTGGAGCATCTCACCTTGATAGGTACGGCGAATCTCAACGGCACGGGCAACGAGTTGAACAACGTGTTGATCGGCAACAGCGGAAACAACACTCTCAACGGCGGGTCGGGAGCGGACCGGATGGAGGGGGGAGCCGGTGACGATACCTACATTGTGGACCACGTGGGGGACAGGGTGATCGAAACGGTGGCGGGATCGGCGGGAGGCGTGGATCTGGTCGTGAGTTCCGTGAGTTTTACCCTGGGGCCGAACGTGGAGCATCTCACCTTGACGGGCACGGCGAACATCAACGGCACGGGCAATGGGTTGGACAATATCCTCACCGGCAACAGCGGCAACAACGTGCTTCTGGGGCTCGCCGGGAACGACACGCTTCATGGCGGCGACGGCGACGACGTGCTCGACGGGGGACCGGGGCAGGATATCGTCAACGGCGGAGGAGGCAATGACCGGATCACCATGCTCGTGACGGCTGGCAATGTCGATACCATCAATGCCGGCCCGGGCATCGACACGTTGATCCTCACCGGCGCCGTGGCGGGCAACGGGGAGGTCGTGGTCAACCTCTCTTCGACGAGCGATCACGTCGTATCGATCGGCGGTGTGGCGGAGACTCTGGTCCAGATCGGTTTTGAAAATCTCGACGCCTCAAGCATCACCGGCTATGTGACGGTGACGGGCAGCGGGGGGGACAATCACATCATCGGATCGAACGGGCATGACCGGCTCATGGGCGGGGCCGGCAACGACACGTTGATCGGCGGCGCGGGCAACGACATTCTTGGAGGAGGAAGCGGCAACGATCTTTTGATCAGCGGGGCGGGCAACGACATCTATCTGTTCGGGCGCGGCGACGGGCAAGATGTGATTCAGGACAGCAGCGGGACCGCCGATCGATTGCAATTCAACAGCGGGGTCAATCCGCTGGATCTCATTCTCAGCCGGCAGGCCGACGACCTGCGCGTGGCGATTCGCGGGACCTCCGACCACGTGACGGTTCAACACTGGTATAGAAGCGCCTCCAATCGGGTGGACATTCTTCAAGCGGGCAACGGGCAAGTGTTGCTGAGCGGACAGGTCCAACAACTCATCAACGCCATGGCCCAGTTCACCACCGACACGGGGTTGAGTTGGGAGGCGGCGGCGGGGGGGAGTGGCACGACCCAACAGCAGGCGCAGTTCCAAGGCATCCTCGCCGCGAATTGGCAATCGGCGGGAGTGTAG
- a CDS encoding PilZ domain-containing protein, translating to MSFRFSHRLYLRYAVRYPVIFGASFCVGEGHLLDLSFRGCSIHCDRRLPVGEPVRLGVLLPDRARALPIESGIVKWVEDGRFGVEFLDLSSDARQRLNRELRGALIHRLERCDR from the coding sequence ATGTCGTTCCGGTTCTCTCATCGGCTCTATCTGCGATACGCGGTCCGGTATCCGGTCATCTTCGGCGCGTCGTTTTGCGTGGGAGAGGGCCATCTCCTTGATCTCTCGTTTCGTGGGTGTTCGATCCACTGTGATCGCCGGTTGCCGGTCGGCGAACCGGTCCGCTTGGGCGTCCTCCTTCCGGATCGAGCGCGGGCGCTGCCTATTGAGAGCGGGATCGTCAAATGGGTGGAAGACGGTCGGTTCGGCGTGGAATTTCTTGACCTCTCATCGGACGCGCGGCAACGGCTCAATCGCGAACTGCGCGGCGCGCTCATTCATCGACTCGAGCGCTGCGACCGGTAA
- a CDS encoding c-type cytochrome, with product MKCHGVIKWMLVLLAIGVTSACSQDETASKGVVGATAGAAPVELREGEQKFVANCSRCHGLGGVGTDHGPPLVHKIYEPNHHADAAFHNAAANGVRAHHWQFGNMPKVESVTTADVEQIVKYVRWLQKQAGIF from the coding sequence GTGAAATGTCACGGAGTGATCAAGTGGATGTTGGTTCTGCTGGCCATCGGCGTGACGTCGGCCTGTAGTCAAGACGAGACGGCGTCAAAGGGAGTCGTGGGAGCAACGGCGGGGGCGGCGCCGGTCGAGTTGCGGGAAGGCGAACAGAAGTTCGTCGCCAACTGTTCCCGTTGTCACGGTCTTGGAGGCGTAGGGACGGACCATGGTCCGCCGCTCGTCCACAAGATCTATGAGCCGAATCATCATGCCGACGCCGCCTTCCATAACGCTGCGGCCAACGGGGTGCGGGCGCACCATTGGCAATTCGGCAACATGCCGAAAGTCGAGAGCGTGACCACGGCCGACGTCGAGCAGATCGTGAAGTACGTCCGTTGGCTTCAAAAACAAGCGGGAATTTTCTGA